From Woronichinia naegeliana WA131, the proteins below share one genomic window:
- a CDS encoding transposase: protein MPAGVTEKSYGARLAALVGVLSVEARQSHRQIQGLLREVFGIEIGRGTINNIRQEVSEAIAAANEEAKEYAKQQPVVNCDERGFSQQNRNDNNPTEKKAWLWVLVPPWISLFLVTLSRSQEVAKQLIGETFTGYLGSDHYGSYSSNSKFEKSGGISGG from the coding sequence TTGCCAGCAGGAGTGACCGAGAAAAGCTATGGGGCAAGATTAGCCGCCTTAGTGGGAGTGCTAAGTGTCGAAGCAAGACAAAGCCATCGTCAGATACAAGGGCTGCTGAGAGAGGTATTTGGCATAGAGATAGGGAGAGGGACAATCAACAACATCAGGCAAGAAGTAAGTGAAGCCATAGCCGCCGCCAATGAAGAAGCGAAAGAATATGCCAAGCAACAACCGGTGGTGAACTGTGATGAGAGGGGATTTAGCCAGCAAAATCGGAATGACAACAACCCAACAGAGAAGAAAGCATGGCTGTGGGTGCTGGTGCCCCCATGGATAAGCCTATTTCTAGTCACCTTGAGTCGTAGCCAAGAAGTGGCCAAACAGTTAATCGGCGAGACATTCACGGGCTACTTAGGCAGTGACCATTATGGCAGCTACAGCAGCAATTCTAAATTTGAAAAATCAGGAGGAATTAGTGGCGGGTAG